In a single window of the Aminomonas paucivorans DSM 12260 genome:
- a CDS encoding aspartate/glutamate racemase family protein, with the protein MSNLAPSELRPLAHIGVLCWEAGKVPRGLVQLEALRGNSTNPLTYPFPVAFRRVEGACWDTILEHPDPEVHRRMVEAGRELVASGIRGVTTSCGFNILLQQRLAEALGVPVFTSSLLQVPWVARLLGPRARIGVLTAKEDALTEEHLRCAGIDPASTHIRGLDACPQWSRIFRFPEEPVDLEAIRKEVVNTALDALKTAPDIGAFVLECTDLPPFAEAIRRATGRPVFDFVTLVGWVHSALGIQTPDPVGGTRTFGHGRHGS; encoded by the coding sequence ATGAGTAACCTCGCACCATCTGAACTGCGACCCCTAGCACACATCGGGGTCCTCTGCTGGGAGGCGGGCAAGGTGCCCCGGGGGCTGGTGCAGCTGGAAGCCCTGCGGGGGAACAGCACCAACCCCCTCACCTATCCCTTCCCCGTGGCGTTCCGGCGGGTGGAGGGGGCCTGCTGGGACACCATCCTGGAGCACCCGGACCCGGAGGTGCACCGAAGGATGGTGGAGGCGGGGCGGGAACTGGTGGCCTCCGGGATCCGGGGGGTGACCACCAGCTGCGGCTTCAACATCCTGCTTCAACAAAGGCTGGCGGAGGCTCTGGGGGTGCCGGTCTTCACCTCCAGCCTCCTCCAGGTCCCCTGGGTGGCCCGTCTTCTGGGCCCCCGGGCCCGGATCGGCGTCCTCACCGCCAAGGAGGACGCCCTGACGGAGGAACACCTGCGCTGCGCCGGCATCGACCCGGCGTCGACCCACATCCGGGGCCTCGACGCCTGCCCCCAGTGGAGCCGGATCTTCCGTTTCCCGGAGGAGCCGGTGGATCTGGAGGCGATCCGAAAGGAGGTGGTGAACACCGCCCTCGACGCCCTCAAGACCGCCCCGGACATAGGCGCCTTCGTCCTGGAGTGCACCGACCTGCCCCCCTTCGCGGAGGCGATCCGACGCGCCACGGGAAGGCCGGTCTTCGACTTCGTCACCCTGGTGGGATGGGTCCATTCCGCCTTGGGCATCCAAACCCCCGATCCGGTGGGGGGAACACGTACATTCGGCCATGGGAGGCATGGATCATGA
- a CDS encoding saccharopine dehydrogenase C-terminal domain-containing protein: MKSILVLGAGRVARPCVQYLLGKGHAVTAVDLAQKNLDQVLGGHPQGTGLLGDAGREAAALVATRHSDLVVCLLPPRFMGPVARICLEARVPLVHPAYLDEEQRSLSAGFEAAGVTMLPELGLDPGIDHMSAARTVRRIRSLGGRVRSFRSLCGALPAAEANTNPWGYKLSWAPESLIGASLRSAAILEGGLAVHRPDGTTYRHPELEEIEGLGWFEVYANGDSLPYREAYGIPEVRDLYRGTLRYLGWCETICAMNRLRLVSGEPEDLGGIPLRDLLARRLGCGSDQVEGAFCAALGLERHSAVFLRFAWLDFFSRRPIPTSCATPQDVVSWLFGEKLVYTPEERDLVVLRDQFLVEVPGSAKLLRLRSTLVDFGEPGGDSSVARTTGLPPAIGAHLILEGRIRTPGIHTPVLPEIYEPILEELAAQGVALREEETEV; encoded by the coding sequence ATGAAGAGCATTCTGGTTCTCGGAGCGGGACGGGTGGCCCGCCCCTGCGTGCAGTATCTGTTGGGAAAGGGACATGCCGTCACGGCGGTGGATCTGGCCCAGAAGAACCTGGACCAGGTCCTGGGAGGGCACCCCCAGGGTACGGGGCTGCTCGGCGACGCGGGACGGGAGGCCGCCGCCCTGGTGGCGACACGGCATTCGGATCTGGTGGTCTGCCTGCTCCCTCCCCGGTTCATGGGCCCGGTGGCCCGAATCTGCCTGGAGGCTCGGGTCCCCTTGGTGCACCCCGCCTACCTGGACGAGGAACAGCGATCCCTGAGCGCGGGCTTCGAGGCGGCGGGGGTGACGATGCTGCCGGAGCTGGGGCTGGACCCGGGGATCGACCACATGTCCGCCGCCCGAACGGTGCGGCGCATCCGAAGCCTGGGGGGCCGGGTGCGGTCCTTCCGCTCCCTCTGCGGGGCCCTGCCCGCGGCGGAGGCCAACACCAACCCCTGGGGGTACAAGCTCTCCTGGGCCCCGGAAAGCCTCATCGGGGCCAGCCTGCGCAGCGCCGCCATCCTGGAGGGGGGACTGGCGGTGCACCGTCCCGACGGGACGACCTACCGCCACCCGGAGCTGGAGGAGATCGAGGGCCTGGGGTGGTTCGAGGTGTACGCCAACGGCGATTCCCTCCCCTACCGGGAGGCCTACGGCATCCCGGAGGTTCGGGATCTCTACCGGGGGACCCTGCGCTATCTGGGCTGGTGCGAGACCATCTGCGCCATGAACCGCCTTCGGCTGGTGAGCGGCGAACCGGAAGACCTGGGGGGGATCCCCCTGCGGGACCTCCTGGCCCGCCGCCTGGGATGCGGGAGCGACCAGGTGGAGGGGGCCTTCTGTGCCGCCCTGGGCCTGGAACGGCACTCCGCGGTGTTCCTGCGCTTCGCCTGGTTGGACTTCTTCTCCCGCCGGCCCATCCCGACCTCCTGCGCCACCCCGCAGGACGTGGTGTCCTGGCTCTTCGGGGAAAAGCTGGTCTACACCCCGGAGGAGCGGGATCTGGTGGTGCTGCGGGACCAGTTCCTGGTGGAGGTCCCGGGAAGCGCCAAACTGCTGCGCCTGCGCTCCACCCTGGTGGACTTCGGGGAGCCGGGAGGGGACAGCTCCGTGGCCCGCACCACCGGTCTGCCCCCGGCCATCGGCGCCCACCTGATCCTGGAGGGGCGCATCCGCACCCCGGGCATCCACACCCCCGTGCTCCCGGAGATCTACGAGCCCATCCTGGAGGAGCTGGCAGCCCAGGGGGTGGCCCTACGGGAGGAGGAGACGGAAGTCTAG
- a CDS encoding saccharopine dehydrogenase family protein has protein sequence MAGKQVLLLGLGKQGRAALWDLSRDPSIETLRICDPSPETAEVASRYGGGKETILPLSAEDPKGLLREMERADGVLETLPGRLALPVARLAARAGVPTVSTMYLADPGERDPQRRLAQQEELIALDEEARRTGAILLPECGMDPGLDLVLCKEALRGFETVESLVSYGAGFPEAAAADNPLGYRFTWSIPGVMRSYLRPALVIRGGKACPIPAEAVFAPENTRPRHEEEDKRP, from the coding sequence ATGGCGGGAAAGCAGGTTCTTCTTCTCGGCCTGGGAAAGCAGGGACGGGCAGCCCTCTGGGATCTCTCGCGGGACCCGAGCATCGAGACCCTTCGGATATGCGACCCTTCCCCGGAAACCGCCGAGGTGGCCTCTCGCTACGGCGGGGGAAAGGAGACGATCCTTCCCCTCTCCGCAGAGGACCCGAAGGGTCTTCTGCGGGAGATGGAACGGGCGGACGGGGTCCTGGAGACTCTCCCGGGGCGGTTGGCCCTCCCCGTGGCCCGTCTGGCCGCCCGGGCAGGGGTCCCCACGGTCAGCACCATGTACCTGGCCGATCCGGGGGAGCGGGACCCGCAGCGGCGTCTGGCCCAGCAGGAGGAGCTGATCGCCCTGGACGAGGAAGCCCGGCGGACCGGGGCCATTCTGCTCCCGGAGTGCGGCATGGACCCGGGGCTGGACCTGGTGCTCTGCAAGGAGGCCCTTCGGGGGTTCGAGACGGTGGAGTCCCTGGTCTCCTACGGGGCGGGGTTTCCCGAGGCCGCCGCGGCGGACAACCCCCTGGGCTATCGGTTCACCTGGTCCATCCCGGGGGTGATGCGCTCCTACCTGCGTCCCGCCCTGGTGATCCGGGGAGGGAAAGCCTGCCCCATCCCGGCGGAGGCGGTCTTCGCCCCGGAAAACACCAGACCCCGGCACGAGGAGGAGGACAAACGGCCATGA